A window of Terriglobus sp. RCC_193 contains these coding sequences:
- the hemG gene encoding protoporphyrinogen oxidase, whose product MKRIAIVGGGLAGLSAAYELQRNGYGFTLFEQSHRLGGIVDTLRQDGFVIERGPDGWVTEKPWARELAIELGLEDELITSNDHERITWILQQGKLLPMPDNMRMMVPEHVDTILHSPLFSENARNAYIAEEQRAEELKAAAPDHDESVASFIQRHFGEEVLRVIGAPLLGGVFGGDVYQLSVRAVMPAFVQMEREYGSLIRALAAKRAQRGNRPASPVFTSLKTGTGTLVERMAETLPDASIRLNAQVKQIERTGHGWSIDGESFDHLMLALPVHHAARLIAATEARMAELIVQPTSSAVIVGFGYLPGNAPVTPKGFGFLSPEGEACTLLAATFSDQKFTHRVPEGGKSLRAFFGGKEAEALQQESDETIITAASREMEKVLGPLPQPAIAFARRMPCSLPQYGVGHGERMAELQERVHALGALHLLGNGYRGVGLPDLIRDGRAAARELLAS is encoded by the coding sequence ATGAAGCGCATCGCCATTGTGGGAGGAGGTCTGGCAGGCCTGTCTGCTGCCTATGAACTCCAGCGCAACGGTTACGGCTTCACTCTCTTTGAACAAAGTCATCGGCTGGGTGGCATCGTCGATACGCTGCGGCAGGATGGCTTCGTGATTGAGCGTGGTCCGGATGGCTGGGTCACGGAGAAGCCGTGGGCACGTGAGCTTGCGATTGAACTTGGCCTGGAAGACGAACTTATCACTTCCAACGATCACGAACGCATCACGTGGATATTGCAGCAAGGTAAGCTGCTGCCTATGCCGGACAACATGCGCATGATGGTTCCTGAACATGTGGACACCATTCTGCATTCGCCGCTGTTCAGCGAGAATGCGCGCAACGCATACATTGCCGAAGAACAGCGCGCGGAAGAGTTGAAAGCCGCCGCCCCGGATCATGATGAATCTGTCGCCAGCTTCATCCAGCGCCACTTCGGTGAAGAGGTGTTGCGCGTCATTGGCGCGCCTTTGCTTGGTGGTGTGTTCGGTGGCGATGTGTACCAGCTCAGCGTGCGTGCGGTAATGCCAGCGTTTGTGCAGATGGAACGTGAGTATGGATCGTTGATCCGCGCGCTTGCTGCGAAGAGGGCACAACGCGGCAATCGGCCTGCTTCGCCTGTCTTTACTTCGCTCAAGACGGGAACAGGAACACTGGTGGAACGAATGGCAGAGACATTGCCGGATGCTTCCATCCGTTTGAATGCACAGGTAAAGCAGATTGAGCGCACTGGTCATGGATGGTCAATTGACGGTGAGTCGTTCGATCATTTGATGCTGGCGTTGCCGGTGCATCATGCAGCACGACTCATCGCTGCGACCGAGGCACGCATGGCGGAATTGATTGTGCAGCCGACGAGTTCCGCGGTCATTGTTGGCTTTGGTTATCTTCCAGGCAACGCACCTGTCACTCCTAAAGGATTCGGATTTCTGTCGCCGGAAGGCGAAGCGTGCACGTTATTGGCTGCGACATTTTCTGATCAGAAGTTCACGCATCGCGTGCCGGAAGGCGGTAAGAGTCTGCGTGCTTTCTTTGGTGGCAAAGAGGCAGAAGCTTTGCAGCAGGAAAGCGATGAAACCATCATCACTGCGGCGAGTCGCGAGATGGAGAAGGTATTGGGACCACTTCCGCAGCCTGCCATTGCATTTGCGCGTCGTATGCCGTGTTCACTGCCACAGTATGGTGTGGGACATGGCGAACGTATGGCGGAATTGCAGGAGCGCGTGCATGCGCTGGGTGCACTGCATCTTCTGGGCAATGGATATCGTGGTGTTGGCTTGCCAGACCTGATCCGCGATGGTCGTGCCGCCGCACGCGAACTGCTGGCATCCTGA
- the hemH gene encoding ferrochelatase — MSLRDLPFFLIGLASEKLKLQEQMVAPTVAKEARILAQYEISNADQIAAAMAAPAVMQPEPEQFDAIVLLAHGTPDVLGEMDEYLKLVTGGRGVPPHVVHELQERYAEIGLKDEPTAEGAHLTRWTLRQAELLRERTDMPVYVGMRNWKPFIADTVAQMKQDGVKKVRAICLAPQNSRTSVGLYRRAMETAADGAFEIDFVAGWSEHSLLIRAFAERLRKALEAAPQGKETAVLFTAHSVPCRTIQSKPSEHHGMLLSTEADTYAIECKATAALIANELSEQINESDWYFCFQSQGMSGGPWIGPSVEDTLKALRDGGYQHVILDPIGFLCDHVEILYDIDIAFQKTAAELGITLSRPESLNDSPTLLGALADLARRGTRSLPRYLRNTTVVPAEVVQTLAPVEERASV, encoded by the coding sequence ATGAGCCTGCGCGATCTTCCTTTCTTTCTCATCGGCCTGGCCAGCGAGAAGCTCAAACTGCAGGAGCAGATGGTCGCGCCTACCGTGGCGAAGGAAGCGCGCATTCTTGCACAGTACGAGATCAGCAATGCAGATCAGATTGCCGCAGCCATGGCCGCGCCTGCTGTTATGCAGCCTGAACCGGAGCAATTTGATGCCATCGTCCTTCTCGCGCACGGCACCCCCGATGTGCTGGGTGAGATGGACGAGTATCTGAAACTGGTCACCGGTGGCCGAGGTGTGCCGCCGCACGTGGTGCATGAGTTGCAGGAGCGTTACGCGGAGATCGGCTTAAAGGATGAGCCAACCGCGGAAGGTGCGCATCTGACGCGATGGACACTGCGCCAGGCCGAACTGCTGCGTGAGCGTACAGACATGCCAGTTTACGTTGGTATGCGTAATTGGAAGCCGTTCATCGCGGACACCGTGGCGCAGATGAAACAGGATGGCGTGAAAAAAGTGCGCGCCATCTGTCTTGCGCCGCAGAATTCGCGCACCAGTGTGGGCTTGTATCGTCGTGCGATGGAAACGGCGGCCGATGGTGCATTTGAGATTGATTTTGTTGCGGGATGGAGTGAGCACTCGCTGCTGATTCGCGCCTTCGCCGAACGCTTGCGCAAAGCATTGGAAGCGGCACCGCAGGGTAAGGAAACAGCCGTGCTGTTCACGGCGCATTCCGTTCCGTGCCGCACCATCCAGTCGAAGCCAAGCGAACATCATGGCATGTTGCTGAGCACAGAGGCGGACACGTATGCGATTGAGTGCAAAGCTACCGCAGCGCTCATTGCGAACGAGCTTAGCGAGCAGATCAATGAGAGTGATTGGTATTTCTGTTTCCAGTCGCAGGGCATGAGCGGGGGGCCGTGGATCGGGCCCAGTGTCGAGGACACGCTGAAAGCGCTGCGCGACGGCGGATATCAACACGTAATCCTTGATCCCATTGGATTCCTTTGCGACCACGTTGAGATTCTGTACGACATCGACATTGCCTTCCAGAAGACGGCAGCAGAACTCGGCATCACGCTATCGCGTCCGGAAAGCCTGAACGATTCACCCACGCTGCTCGGCGCTCTGGCTGACCTCGCGCGTCGTGGGACACGTAGCTTGCCCCGGTATCTTCGCAATACAACGGTAGTGCCTGCGGAAGTTGTGCAGACACTCGCACCTGTGGAAGAACGGGCGTCGGTGTAG